Within Desulfolithobacter dissulfuricans, the genomic segment CACCGACACCCGCAAAACCACCCCGGGTTTACGGATGCTGGAAAAATACGCGGTACGAACCGGCGGTGGGGTCAATCACCGCTATTCGCTTGCCGACGGGGTGCTGATCAAGGACAACCACATCGCCGCCTGCGGTTCCATCATCGAGGCGGTGAAGCGGGTGCGGAGCAATGTTCCCCATACCATTCGCATCGAGGTGGAAACCGATACCCTGGACCAGGTCCGCGAATGCCTGGACTGCCGGGTGGATGTGATCATGCTCGATAACATGGATCTTGAAACCATGCGCGAGGCCGTCTCCCTGGTGAACGGGGCCGCCCTGGTGGAGGCCTCGGGAGGCGTTACTCTGGAAACCGTGCGGGATATCGCCAGCACCGGGGTGGACCTGATCTCGGTGGGAGCGCTCACACATTCGGCCCCTGCCTGCGATATCGGCCTGGACTGGATCTGAATCAAAGCGGGTGTTGCCCGCAACCAAATAAGTTGAAGACGCCTGATAATTTTCTTGTTCTTTATGACAGGAATTCAGGCGTAAGGCACAAAAAACGCACAATGCCCCGTCTCTTTGTAGCCATTGACCTGCCCGCCGACGTCACCACCGGGCTGGGCAGTATCTCCTGCGGCCTGCCCGGTGCCCGCTGGGTCCCCCCGAACAGCTGCACCTGACCCTGCGTTTCATCGGCGATGTGGACGGTGGGGTCTTTGCCGATATCCGCGAAGCCCTGGCCGGGGTGCGCTCTGATTTTTTTTCCCTGAGAATCAAGGGAGTTGGCTTCTTTCCGCCGCGTAAAAGGCCACGGGTGATCTGGGCCGGAATCGAACCAAGCGAGGAACTGATCCTGCTGCACAAGCGGATCGAAACCACCCTGGTCGGCTGTGGTCTGTCCCCGGAGGGACGAAAATTTTCTCCCCACATCACCCTGGCCAGGCTCAAAAACACGCCGCTTTCCAGGGTGACCTGTTTTCTCGGCCAGCATGCGCTGCTCGCCAGCCGCACCTTCACCGTGGACCGGTTTCTGCTCTATTCCAGCGTGCTGGGCCGAAGTGGGGCCAAACATTACGTGGAGGAGGAGTACCTGCTGTAGGCTGCCGGCAGGGTGAGGGCAAGGCAGGTGTGCAGCCGTTCGGAGGCGGCTGCGGGCGGTCGCGACCTGCCGTGGCCAGGCCCGGAGGGTGGCCAGGAAACCGGGGTGAAGCCAAGACCCAGGTGCAGGTGCATGGAGATGTTGTTGTCCGGCCGGACAAAGGAGAGCAGCTGCCTGCCCCGGCAATGTTCCCCGGTATAGCGGATCGCCAGGCGCAGCAGCCGGCCACCGATACCCCGGCCCTGGCAGGACTGGTGGACCGCGAGGCCCCGGATGGTCCAGATCCCCGAGGGTTGCCTGCAGCTCAGCCGCAGGTAGCCGATGACATCGTTATGGACCCGGGCCACGATGAGTGGCCGTGTTCTACTCCATCCGCCATGACGGGCTGGACCTGTCCAGCCCGGAACCATCGGTTCCGGCCGGGTGGGGTCATGATGGTGGTGGATGCGGTAGACGACCATGGTTCCAGTGGCGGAGTCCTCCTGCGGACCAGAAAAATGTGATGACTACTGAAATGCAGCCTTCGATGGATGAAGGTGTCGGGGCTTGCTTGTTTCACGGGTGTCTGTGGCCTGGATGGCCACAGTCAAGCCCCCAGAGACGGGTTTATGGCGTCCCGTGCAACAAGCGAGGTCCGACACCGGTTTCAATGCTGAATATTGATGGTAATCACATAAAAAAAGGGTTTACAGGATATCATGAAATCCTGTAAACCCTGCAGTTTCGCTGGAGGCGACGACCGGATTCGAACCGGTGAATAATGGTTTTGCAGACCACTGCCTTACCACTTGGCTACGTCGCCTCTTCTGTGACGGCACTTTATAACATAGATTTTGATTTTGACAAGGGGAAATAACGAAAATGGCTGCCACCCTGGAAACACTGGTTCAGGATAACGAGGAACAGCTTCGCGAACTGGAGTCGGTTATCGGTTATCAGTTCAAGGATATCAGCCTGTTGCAGTTATCGCTCATCCACAGCTCCTTTGCCTTTGAGCGGCTCGGTTCCGGATTGCATAATGAGACCCAGGAATTTCTGGGCGACGCGGTGCTGGATCTGACGGTGGGATACATCCTGTTCAAGCGATTTCCAGAGATGCGGGAGGGCAAGTTGACCCGGATCCGTTCCGCCCTGGTCAATGAGTCCGGGCTGGCAGAAATGGCCCGCAAGATTAATCTGGGCAAATATCTGCTGCTGGGCAAGGGTGAAGACGCCTCCCGCGGTCGGGAAAAACCGTCCATCCTCTCCTGTGCCTTCGAGGCCGTGGTGGGGGCGCTGTTTCTTGATGGCGGCTACGGCGCGGCCCTGGAGTTCGTTCAGCGGACGTTCGGGCCGCTTATTGACGAGGGACGGGATCGGTTGATGCTGGCTGATGCCAAGTCGAGCCTCCAGGAAAAGCTGCAGGAAAAATACAACGAAGGGCCCCAGTACGTCCTGGAGGATGAGGAAGGCCCGGCCCATGCGCGTATCTTCACGGTCTCGGTCCGGTTCCGGGACGAGGTACTCGGCACCGGCAGGGCGTCGAGCAAGAAGGAGGCAGAGCAGCAGGCGGCCCGGGCGGCGCTGAACTCCTTTACCGAAGAGTCCCCCGCTCCGGCTGCCGATAATCAGGCGGCAGGCTGATTCCAGAGGCATACTATTCGTGTCCCGCCAGCTGGTCATCCCGGTTTTCATTCCCCACGAGGGATGCCCTCATTGCTGTGTGTTCTGCAACCAGCACCGGATCAGCGGTCAGCGTCGTAAGGTGACGGCCGGTGATGTCCACCGGACCATCGAGGACTGGCTCGGCTATGGCCGCGGCAACCCGGCGACGGTCCAGGTGGCTTTTTTCGGCGGCAGTTTCACCGGCCTGCCCCTGGAGCGGCAGGAGGAGCTGCTGGGCGCGGTGCAGCCCTGGCTTGAGCGGAACCTGGTCCACTCCATCCGGCTTTCCACCCGGCCGGACTATATCGATACCCGGGTCACGGATTTGCTTTGCAGGTACCGGGTCGGGGTGGTGGAACTCGGGGTGCAGTCCATGGACGACAGCGTGCTTAGCTGCTGCCGGCGCGGCCACCTGGCCCGCCATACCCGCCAGGCCATACCGTTACTGCGCCGGGTCGGGTTGCAGGTCGGGGCCCAGCTCATGTTGGGGTTGCCCGGCGAGAGCCGTCAAACCCTGCGGGCAACCGTGGATGCGGTCATAGCCCTGGCACCGGATTTTGTCCGCATCTATCCCCTGCTGGTCCTTGCCGGCAGCGAGCTGGCGTACAGGTACGAGCAGGGGCAGTACCGCCCCCTGAGCCTGGAATACGCGGTACTGCTGGCGGCCTGGATGAAAAAACGGTTTGACGCCGCGACCATTTCAGTGGTACGGATGGGCCTCCAGGCCGGACCGGAACTGGAAGAGGCCCTGGTAGCTGGACCCTACCATCCGGCGTTCGGCGAACTGGTCCAGAGCCGGATCATGCTGCAGAAGGCGAGAAAACTGCTCGCCGGTGCGGCTCCGGGCAAAAGATATCTTTTGCGGATAAACAGCAGGGACCAGTCCATATTCCGAGGTTTCAGATCCGCCAACCTGCGTCGCCTGGCCCATCTCGGTCTGCTCGACCGGTTCACCCTGCATCCTGATCCGGCCCAGCCCCGCATGACCCTCAGCCTGGTTCCTGTTTCCTGACAAACAGCATGGCCGGACCTGTTTGGGCATTATTCATTCACAGTCACTGAAAAGAAATCACAGTCATCCATGCTCAGTATCAACAATCTTAATCTCCAGTACGGTCGCAAGCACCTGTTTCGGGATGTGTCGGTCCAGGTCCATGACGGCGAGCGCATAGGGCTTGCCGGCGTGAACGGGGCAGGTAAATCCACCCTGCTGAAAATCATGGCCGGCGAGATGGAAACCGATCCCGGTATTGTCAGCCGGGCCTCCTGGTTCACGGTGGCCTACCTGCCCCAGGAAATCACCATCGAACTCACCAGCCGCAGCCTGTACGAGGAGGCCGAGACCGCCTTTGCCGACGTCCTGGCCTTCCAGCAGGAGATGGAACAGATCGGTGAGCAATTGGCAACGCTTCCCCCGGATGATCCTGAGGTGGACAGGCTGCTGGCCCGCCAGGGAGAACTGCAGCAGCATCTCGAAGGGCGGGACGTCTTTCGCATCCGCCCGCAGATAGAGCGCATTCTCTTCGGGCTCGGGTTCTCGGCCGCAGATCTTGACAAAGAGGTGGCCAGCTTTTCCGGTGGCTGGATCATGCGGTTGCTCCTGGCCAAGCTCCTGTTGCGCAAGCCATCCCTTCTGCTCCTGGACGAGCCCACCAACCATCTGGACATCGAGTCCCTCACCTGGCTCGAGGAGTTCCTGCTCCAGTACGACGGCGCCATGGTGATCATCTCCCATGACCGATCCTTCCTCGACCGGGTCACCTCGATCACATGGGAACTGAGTCTCGGCCGGCTTACGGTCTACAAGGGCAACTACTCCCACTATCTGGTGGAAAAGCAGCAGCGGCTCGAGCTGGAACGGGCCGCCTATGAAAACCAGCAGGCCAAGATCAGGCAGACCGAGCGGTTCATCGAGCGGTTTCGCTCCAAGGCCACCAAGGCCCGCCAGGTCCAGAGCCGGATCAAGCAGTTGGAGAAGATGGAACGGATCGAGCTGTCGGAAACAGACCGTTCCATCCGCTTCTCCTTCCCGCCGGCCGCCCCTTCGGGCCGTGATGTTCTGACCCTGAAGGGTGTTCGCAAGACCTTTGGTGATCGGGTGGTTCTCGATGGGCTGGATCTCCATCTCCAGCGGGGCGACAAGCTGGCCGTGGTGGGCGTCAACGGGGCCGGCAAAACCACGCTTCTCAAAATTCTCGCCGGGGTGGAGGATGCCGAGGGTACCATCCGCATGGGGCACAACGTGATTCTCTCCTATTTCGGTCAGCACCAGGCCCAGGAACTGCCGGGCGAGCTGAGCGTGCTCGATACGGTCTACCACGGGGCCGAGGAGATGACCATTACCCAGGTCCGCTCCCTGCTTGGAGCCTTCCTGTTTTCCGGCGACGAGGTGGAAAAAAAGGTCAAGGTCCTGTCCGGGGGGGAAAAGAGCCGGGTTGCCCTGGCCAAAATGCTGGTGCGGCCGGCCAACCTCATGCTCCTGGACGAGCCCACCAACCACCTCGATATCTCCTCCCAGGAAGTGCTGCAGGAGGCCATGGCCCAGTACGAGGGCACCATTATCGTGGTCTCCCACAACCGCTACTTCACCAATTCGTTTGTCAACAAAGTGCTGGAGATCCGTGACGGCAGGGCAACCCTGTACCAGGGCAATATCGACGATTACCTGGCACGGCGCAAAAAAGAGGAGGAAAAACAACATTCGCCTCAGTCCAGGGACCGAAACGCGGACTCGGAAGGAAAAGGGACCGCTGTGGCCGATAAAAAAGCCCTGCGCCGCCAGCGGGCCCAGCTCCGTCAGGAGATGAATCGTAAACTCGGGCCGTTGAAAAAGCAGGTCAAAACCGCGGAACAGGAAATCGAAAAACTGGAAGAGCGCAAGGCCGAACTGGAACAGCTTATGGCCGATCCTGAACTCTACTCCGATTCACAGCGCTGGAGCGAGACCAGCAGGGAGTACAACGCACTGGAACGGCGTCTGGAACGCTGGTATGGAAAATGGGAAGAAGCTCAGGAAAAAATTGAGGCTCTCGAAGAAAAAGTCGAGGTTTAAAAGAGGTTCCCCGCTCCCTGTCAGATAAGCCCGTGTTCTGACCGTCTATACTTTCTCTCTCGAACTGGAACTGGCCGCCTGTGGTCGGGTCCCGTGATCAGAAAAAGTACCTGATGCGCAGTTCAATTTTATCAGTATTTGTCTTTTCACCATATTCACTGTTATCAGCACCATTGAGCAGTGAATACCTGAGCCGCAGCTCCCAGTTGGTAAACCCGGTGTAGAGCAGTTCCGGAGTCAGGGTCCAGGAGTTGTCGTCAAGGTTGATGATGCCGGTGATCCCGGGGGTGAAATAGACAATATCGTACGGCTCCTTCCAGGTAATCCTGGCATAGCCGTAGTTTTTTCGGTTCTGAAAGGCTCCGTAACCGTTTTGGCTGACGGTCTGTGCCTTTTCAAGCAGCAGGGTTGCCACCGTGGGATCACTTTCTCCCTGTGCCTCATTGACCAAGTGATAGTAGCGGCTCATCTCTTCTTCGGAATATCCCGAACCGTTGTGGTAATACTCCAGAATCGTAGTGATGTTCTGCTCGGAAAGGTAGCGCATCCCCAGCAGGAAGCTGGCAGAAGAAGATTCTTCCACTCGCAGTTCCCCGTTTTGTTCCAGGACGACCCGGTCAGCATGGGGAATCCAGGAAAATTCTCCATGAATGGCAAAGTTGGTGGCAAGGTTTGAGGCAAAGTCGATACCATACCGAGAGGATCGACTGTCGCCGGTGAAATACAGAAAATCAATATCGGTGTTTTTCACCAGGAAATAGAGTTTGGCAGCCAGGTTGATATTGTCCTTCCGACCGAAATCATCATTCACCCCGTCCCATACCGGCAGGATACTGACCGAGGCGGCCATGGATTCCAGGGTGGAGCCAACACTGCGGACCCAGGATGTTTCCAGGCTGACAAAACCTTCCATGTCTTCATCTGGATCATTGGGGTCCTTACGCTGGTTGAGAAAACCCACCGGGTTCCAGGCATAACCGGTTCCCCATTTGTAGGACTGCTTTCCCGCCTCCACAGTTACCGTGTCTGTCGGGCGCAGCCGCAGATAGGCCTCGTAAATATTCGCCCAGTCATCATACTGATCCTGGTCCTGGCTGGCCGATGCCTTGAGCAGCCAGTTGAAACTGCTTTTTTTAATACTGTAACTGCCGACGAGCTGAAGGGTTCCGGTCGTCCTGTCCAGGGTCGAACGCTCCGTGTTCCGGACATTGAGAAAATAGAGGGCACTGTCCTCGTTGTAGGAAAACTGCTCGAATTTTCCCTCAACATAGCCTCCCCATTGCAGAGATTTTTTTTCAAAGGCATCCGGATCAAAGTCAAAACCGTCCAGGTCGTCTTCGGCTGCCCGGGAAATCCCGGCCGCGAGAAGGACCATGCAGAATCCCAGGGCAATGGCGGGCATGTTCCGGATCATCGTATACTCTTTATCTCGTCTTGATGGTATCAGCTCTGCCCCCGGGTATCAGCGAAGTTCATCAACTCGGGGCATGAATTCCAGGCTGAAGACTTCGTCGTCAAATTCCCGTTTTTTTATTTTGGCAAAGATCATCACCGAACGGTATCCTTTGTGCAGAGGGCTGTCGGTTATCAGCTTCGCCGGGCGGACGACACCGTCGCCTAAATCCTTTATGTCACTGTAATGCAGGGTCTTGATGAGCATTCCCGAACTGGCGAAGCACTGGATATCAAGCGGCTGCACGGTTTTCTTGTCAACCGTCATTTTCAGCCGGTCATAGGCAACGGCCCGGGTCTTGGCCTGCAGTTCCAGGGACCATGTATCCCCCTGGTCAATCACCGCGGCAACATCATACTCCACGTGAAAATCCAACCGCAGAATGTCGGAATTGTTGAACACGCCACCCACCACTGACTG encodes:
- the nadC gene encoding carboxylating nicotinate-nucleotide diphosphorylase encodes the protein MDTFLLDRQLRRFIEEDLEHGDITTDAIFDNTATGLATFIARQDMVACGMEKVAARVLCLLGTGTLTFGQIARDGQAYGKGDVLMTVNGPVRALLRGERVALNLVQRLCGIATLTRQFVDRVTGTGAKITDTRKTTPGLRMLEKYAVRTGGGVNHRYSLADGVLIKDNHIAACGSIIEAVKRVRSNVPHTIRIEVETDTLDQVRECLDCRVDVIMLDNMDLETMREAVSLVNGAALVEASGGVTLETVRDIASTGVDLISVGALTHSAPACDIGLDWI
- the thpR gene encoding RNA 2',3'-cyclic phosphodiesterase, whose protein sequence is MGDVDGGVFADIREALAGVRSDFFSLRIKGVGFFPPRKRPRVIWAGIEPSEELILLHKRIETTLVGCGLSPEGRKFSPHITLARLKNTPLSRVTCFLGQHALLASRTFTVDRFLLYSSVLGRSGAKHYVEEEYLL
- a CDS encoding GNAT family N-acetyltransferase — translated: MVVYRIHHHHDPTRPEPMVPGWTGPARHGGWSRTRPLIVARVHNDVIGYLRLSCRQPSGIWTIRGLAVHQSCQGRGIGGRLLRLAIRYTGEHCRGRQLLSFVRPDNNISMHLHLGLGFTPVSWPPSGPGHGRSRPPAAASERLHTCLALTLPAAYSRYSSST
- the rnc gene encoding ribonuclease III, coding for MAATLETLVQDNEEQLRELESVIGYQFKDISLLQLSLIHSSFAFERLGSGLHNETQEFLGDAVLDLTVGYILFKRFPEMREGKLTRIRSALVNESGLAEMARKINLGKYLLLGKGEDASRGREKPSILSCAFEAVVGALFLDGGYGAALEFVQRTFGPLIDEGRDRLMLADAKSSLQEKLQEKYNEGPQYVLEDEEGPAHARIFTVSVRFRDEVLGTGRASSKKEAEQQAARAALNSFTEESPAPAADNQAAG
- a CDS encoding elongator complex protein 3; this encodes MSRQLVIPVFIPHEGCPHCCVFCNQHRISGQRRKVTAGDVHRTIEDWLGYGRGNPATVQVAFFGGSFTGLPLERQEELLGAVQPWLERNLVHSIRLSTRPDYIDTRVTDLLCRYRVGVVELGVQSMDDSVLSCCRRGHLARHTRQAIPLLRRVGLQVGAQLMLGLPGESRQTLRATVDAVIALAPDFVRIYPLLVLAGSELAYRYEQGQYRPLSLEYAVLLAAWMKKRFDAATISVVRMGLQAGPELEEALVAGPYHPAFGELVQSRIMLQKARKLLAGAAPGKRYLLRINSRDQSIFRGFRSANLRRLAHLGLLDRFTLHPDPAQPRMTLSLVPVS
- a CDS encoding ABC transporter ATP-binding protein codes for the protein MLSINNLNLQYGRKHLFRDVSVQVHDGERIGLAGVNGAGKSTLLKIMAGEMETDPGIVSRASWFTVAYLPQEITIELTSRSLYEEAETAFADVLAFQQEMEQIGEQLATLPPDDPEVDRLLARQGELQQHLEGRDVFRIRPQIERILFGLGFSAADLDKEVASFSGGWIMRLLLAKLLLRKPSLLLLDEPTNHLDIESLTWLEEFLLQYDGAMVIISHDRSFLDRVTSITWELSLGRLTVYKGNYSHYLVEKQQRLELERAAYENQQAKIRQTERFIERFRSKATKARQVQSRIKQLEKMERIELSETDRSIRFSFPPAAPSGRDVLTLKGVRKTFGDRVVLDGLDLHLQRGDKLAVVGVNGAGKTTLLKILAGVEDAEGTIRMGHNVILSYFGQHQAQELPGELSVLDTVYHGAEEMTITQVRSLLGAFLFSGDEVEKKVKVLSGGEKSRVALAKMLVRPANLMLLDEPTNHLDISSQEVLQEAMAQYEGTIIVVSHNRYFTNSFVNKVLEIRDGRATLYQGNIDDYLARRKKEEEKQHSPQSRDRNADSEGKGTAVADKKALRRQRAQLRQEMNRKLGPLKKQVKTAEQEIEKLEERKAELEQLMADPELYSDSQRWSETSREYNALERRLERWYGKWEEAQEKIEALEEKVEV
- a CDS encoding outer membrane lipoprotein-sorting protein; protein product: MKNTVLYLMIGCLLAALPGQALAVDGNALLRQVDANLQPESYEMYRKLINIEPDGRKKEFVFYTAKKGKDRMVALFLSPASEKGRVSLRIGDNMWLYIPNVGKPIRITSLQSVVGGVFNNSDILRLDFHVEYDVAAVIDQGDTWSLELQAKTRAVAYDRLKMTVDKKTVQPLDIQCFASSGMLIKTLHYSDIKDLGDGVVRPAKLITDSPLHKGYRSVMIFAKIKKREFDDEVFSLEFMPRVDELR